A genome region from Chryseobacterium sp. G0186 includes the following:
- a CDS encoding polysaccharide biosynthesis protein, which yields MYNSLRKKIFGGDNVVNLSDVRYLPRWIILIIDIIILAISLLLSTFIIEKITQREFIYHDDKSIVFAFIIVINTVFMYVFKTYAGIIRHSTFIDLFKLLVSCFCTMFVVATINIIYFWITGGKFILTPYLVLYFIISFMGLFLFRLYVKEFFHIVREYRRSALKKRILVLGIDEQSIAIARAILDNPNLPYQVVGFLTQRTDSKRASLLGKPIYAKEKIENSTKDDLVVDGVIIVKEMMAKDEMNSWVNLFLEKDLNVFKAPSVQKLRDSDLGGSIRNLQIEDLLNRKPIKIENEEVKSRHYGKNVLVTGGAGSIGSEIIRQVAQFTPSLIVVLDQAETPLYDIELEMREKFPHIRFKFVLADVSNIHRVEPLFQTYNFSMVYHAAAYKHVPLVEDNPNEAIRVNVLGSKNIAVLSSRYKVNRFVMISTDKAVNPTNVMGASKRAAELFVQSLQHAEGNTTKFITTRFGNVLGSNGSVIPHFKKQIESGGPVTITHPDIVRYFMTIPEACELVLQAGTMGHGGEIFVFDMGEPVKILDLANRMIKLSGFEPNIDIKIIYTGLRPGEKLYEELLSDNAKTLPTHHEKIMISKDPTMIFSEIDELINLITEASVIKEKVEVVKILKLIVPEFRSNNSIYEVLDK from the coding sequence ATGTATAACTCTCTCAGAAAAAAAATATTTGGCGGAGATAATGTTGTCAATCTCTCAGACGTAAGATATCTTCCCAGATGGATAATACTTATAATAGATATTATTATTCTGGCTATATCTTTATTACTTTCCACATTTATCATAGAAAAAATTACTCAAAGAGAATTTATTTACCATGATGATAAAAGTATTGTTTTTGCTTTTATTATAGTGATAAATACGGTCTTTATGTATGTTTTTAAGACCTATGCCGGAATCATTAGACACTCAACTTTTATAGATTTATTTAAACTTCTTGTGTCATGTTTCTGTACAATGTTTGTCGTAGCTACGATTAATATTATATATTTTTGGATTACAGGAGGAAAATTTATTCTTACTCCTTATTTGGTTCTATATTTTATTATTTCTTTTATGGGGTTATTTCTTTTCAGGCTTTATGTGAAGGAATTTTTTCATATTGTGAGAGAATACAGAAGAAGTGCCTTGAAAAAAAGAATTCTTGTACTGGGTATAGACGAACAATCTATTGCAATAGCAAGAGCAATCTTAGATAACCCAAATCTTCCTTACCAAGTAGTTGGTTTTTTAACCCAAAGAACAGACTCTAAAAGAGCCTCACTTTTAGGAAAACCAATCTATGCAAAAGAAAAGATTGAAAATAGTACCAAGGATGATCTTGTTGTAGATGGGGTTATTATTGTAAAAGAAATGATGGCTAAGGATGAAATGAATTCCTGGGTTAATTTATTTTTGGAGAAAGATCTAAATGTATTTAAGGCCCCATCTGTACAAAAATTAAGAGATAGCGATTTAGGCGGGTCTATAAGAAATCTTCAAATTGAAGATTTACTCAATAGAAAACCTATAAAGATTGAAAATGAAGAAGTCAAAAGTAGACATTATGGTAAAAACGTACTTGTAACCGGAGGTGCGGGGTCTATTGGTAGTGAAATTATAAGGCAGGTTGCTCAGTTTACTCCTTCTTTAATTGTAGTGTTAGATCAGGCAGAAACACCTTTATATGATATAGAACTTGAAATGAGAGAAAAGTTTCCTCATATTAGGTTTAAGTTCGTTTTAGCAGATGTTTCAAATATCCATAGAGTAGAACCATTGTTCCAAACGTATAACTTTTCAATGGTTTACCATGCTGCAGCCTATAAACATGTACCTCTTGTAGAGGATAATCCTAACGAAGCTATTCGTGTAAATGTCTTAGGTTCAAAAAATATCGCAGTTTTATCCAGTCGTTATAAAGTGAATAGATTCGTAATGATATCTACAGATAAAGCAGTAAACCCTACCAATGTAATGGGAGCTTCTAAAAGGGCAGCTGAATTATTTGTGCAGTCATTACAACATGCAGAAGGCAATACAACGAAATTTATTACCACAAGATTCGGAAATGTTTTAGGATCTAATGGTTCTGTTATCCCTCATTTTAAAAAGCAAATTGAGTCGGGAGGACCGGTAACGATTACACATCCTGATATTGTACGTTATTTCATGACTATTCCAGAAGCCTGCGAACTTGTTTTACAGGCAGGAACTATGGGACATGGGGGCGAAATTTTTGTTTTTGATATGGGAGAGCCTGTTAAAATTTTAGATTTGGCTAACAGAATGATAAAACTATCAGGGTTTGAACCTAATATTGATATTAAAATTATTTATACGGGACTTAGACCTGGTGAAAAACTGTACGAGGAATTGCTAAGTGACAATGCTAAAACTCTTCCAACTCACCATGAGAAAATTATGATTTCGAAAGATCCAACTATGATATTCTCAGAAATAGATGAGCTTATTAATTTGATTACAGAAGCTTCTGTAATCAAAGAAAAAGTAGAAGTTGTTAAGATTTTGAAGTTAATAGTTCCTGAGTTTAGAAGTAATAATTCTATCTATGAGGTTTTGGATAAATAA
- a CDS encoding DegT/DnrJ/EryC1/StrS family aminotransferase: MDEKKIWLSPPHLGGSELKYIQDAFDTNWISQYGSNIDEFEKTLEKYLGHDSFITALSSGTAAIHLALNLLNVQEDDFVLCQSFTFVASANPILYQKAIPVFVDSETSTWNMCPNALEDAVKFCLKQGKKPKAIITVSLYGMPFMVDEIREISKRYEIPIIEDSAEALGSKYKNQPCGTFGDLSIISFNGNKIITTSGGGILISRNQNDKDKALYLATQAKENKDYYSHSEIGYNYRMNNISAGIGRGQLEVLEDRISKRRDHHKFYQDIFDNCDGINLFAEPHTDFYSNYWLSTITIEKKENKITKEKLKKVFSENNIETRYLWKPMHLQSLYKNYNFFGKNVSGILFDMGLCLPSGTNLSDEDKNKIKDILINFTS; this comes from the coding sequence TTGGACGAAAAAAAGATTTGGCTATCACCTCCACATTTAGGGGGAAGTGAATTGAAATATATACAAGATGCATTTGATACAAACTGGATTTCTCAGTATGGCTCAAATATAGACGAATTTGAGAAAACGCTTGAAAAGTATCTTGGCCATGATTCATTTATAACAGCTTTATCTTCCGGAACGGCAGCAATACATTTAGCATTAAATTTATTGAACGTTCAAGAAGATGATTTTGTTTTGTGCCAATCATTTACATTTGTTGCGTCTGCTAATCCTATTCTTTATCAAAAAGCTATTCCTGTTTTTGTAGATAGTGAGACTTCTACTTGGAATATGTGTCCCAACGCATTGGAAGATGCCGTTAAATTCTGTTTGAAACAAGGTAAAAAACCCAAAGCAATTATAACTGTATCTCTATATGGAATGCCTTTTATGGTTGATGAAATTAGAGAAATATCCAAGAGATATGAAATTCCTATCATTGAAGACAGTGCAGAGGCTCTGGGAAGTAAATATAAAAACCAACCTTGTGGAACATTTGGTGATCTTTCAATAATTAGTTTTAATGGTAATAAAATTATAACTACTTCAGGAGGAGGAATTCTTATATCCAGAAATCAAAACGATAAAGATAAAGCACTTTATCTTGCTACGCAGGCTAAGGAAAATAAAGATTATTATAGCCATTCTGAAATTGGATATAATTATAGGATGAATAATATTTCAGCAGGAATAGGCAGGGGGCAATTAGAAGTTTTAGAAGACAGGATCTCAAAAAGAAGAGATCATCATAAATTCTACCAAGATATTTTTGATAACTGTGATGGAATTAATCTCTTTGCAGAGCCTCATACAGATTTTTATTCCAATTATTGGTTAAGTACTATCACCATTGAAAAAAAAGAAAATAAAATTACAAAAGAAAAATTGAAAAAAGTATTTTCAGAAAACAATATAGAAACCAGATATTTGTGGAAACCAATGCATTTACAATCATTATATAAGAATTATAATTTTTTTGGAAAAAATGTAAGTGGTATACTTTTTGACATGGGTCTATGTTTACCATCGGGTACTAATCTGTCTGATGAAGACAAAAATAAAATCAAGGATATCTTGATTAACTTCACATCCTGA
- a CDS encoding regulatory protein RecX: protein MEKKSFTFDEIKQKLVNYCVYQDRCHAEIEQKMREFLLIDEAKEEIILYLMKENYLNEERFTRSYIRGKFYIKHWGKNKIKMNLKQKQISDKLISMCFDEIHEDDYIKTITRIYEDYSSKQKGLQEYQRKSKTIKYLMGRGFEYEKINDIFDGLIT, encoded by the coding sequence ATGGAAAAGAAGTCTTTTACTTTTGATGAAATTAAACAGAAACTGGTCAATTATTGTGTTTATCAGGATCGCTGTCATGCAGAGATAGAGCAAAAAATGAGAGAATTTTTGTTAATTGATGAGGCAAAGGAAGAAATTATCTTGTATCTCATGAAAGAAAATTACCTCAATGAGGAACGGTTTACAAGAAGCTATATCAGAGGGAAATTTTACATCAAACACTGGGGAAAGAATAAGATTAAAATGAACCTCAAACAGAAGCAAATCTCTGATAAGCTGATCAGTATGTGTTTTGATGAAATCCATGAAGATGACTACATAAAAACCATCACAAGAATCTACGAGGATTACTCTTCCAAGCAAAAAGGACTGCAGGAATATCAGAGAAAATCGAAGACCATAAAATATTTAATGGGAAGAGGTTTTGAATATGAGAAAATAAATGATATTTTTGACGGACTAATAACTTAA
- the glyA gene encoding serine hydroxymethyltransferase, with protein sequence MDIIFDLIEKERQRQAHGLELIASENFVSENVMKAMGSVLTNKYAEGYPGKRYYGGCEVVDEVETLAINRAKELFGVDYVNVQPHSGSQANAAIYLAVLKPGDKIMGMDLSMGGHLTHGSAVNFSGIQYNVVSYGVQQETGLIDYDQMREVALREKPKMLIAGFSAYSRDLDYAKFREVADEIGATLWADIAHPAGLVAKGLLNSPFEHCHVVTTTTHKTLRGPRGGMIMMGKDFENTYGHKTPKGETKMMSQVLDGAVFPGIQGGPLEHVIAGKAVAFGEALDGQFETYAKQVKANAQALSKAMIDRGFDIVSGGTDNHLMLVDLRNKGVNGKETEKALVLADITCNKNMVPFDDKSPFTTSGIRLGTAAITTRGLKENDMDTIAGLISKVVDNIKNEEVLASVRKNVNELMEGKALFNY encoded by the coding sequence ATGGATATTATTTTCGACCTGATTGAGAAGGAAAGACAAAGACAAGCCCATGGGTTAGAGCTTATTGCATCAGAAAACTTCGTTTCTGAAAATGTGATGAAGGCAATGGGAAGTGTACTGACAAATAAATATGCGGAAGGATATCCCGGGAAAAGATATTACGGAGGATGCGAAGTAGTAGATGAGGTTGAAACATTGGCGATCAACAGAGCAAAAGAACTTTTCGGAGTAGACTATGTTAACGTTCAGCCACATTCCGGTTCTCAGGCGAATGCAGCCATTTATCTTGCAGTTTTGAAACCTGGAGATAAAATCATGGGGATGGACCTTTCAATGGGAGGACACCTTACTCACGGTTCTGCAGTGAATTTTTCAGGAATTCAATACAATGTAGTTTCTTACGGAGTTCAGCAGGAAACAGGTCTTATTGATTATGACCAAATGAGAGAAGTAGCACTGAGAGAAAAACCGAAAATGCTTATCGCAGGTTTCTCAGCATACTCTAGAGATTTGGATTATGCTAAATTCAGAGAAGTAGCAGACGAAATTGGAGCTACACTTTGGGCAGATATTGCACACCCAGCAGGCTTAGTGGCGAAAGGATTATTAAATTCTCCATTTGAGCACTGTCATGTTGTAACCACTACAACACACAAAACTCTAAGAGGTCCAAGAGGAGGGATGATCATGATGGGGAAAGATTTTGAAAATACTTACGGTCACAAAACTCCAAAAGGAGAAACGAAAATGATGAGCCAGGTATTGGATGGAGCTGTATTCCCAGGAATTCAGGGAGGTCCATTGGAACATGTGATTGCTGGTAAGGCTGTGGCTTTTGGAGAAGCTTTGGACGGTCAGTTCGAAACCTATGCAAAACAAGTTAAGGCGAATGCTCAGGCATTGTCAAAAGCAATGATCGACAGAGGATTTGACATCGTAAGTGGAGGGACAGACAATCACCTGATGTTGGTAGATCTTAGAAATAAAGGAGTAAATGGTAAAGAAACAGAAAAGGCACTAGTGCTTGCTGATATTACTTGTAACAAAAATATGGTTCCTTTTGATGATAAGTCTCCATTTACAACATCTGGTATCAGATTGGGAACAGCTGCGATTACAACAAGAGGTCTTAAGGAAAATGATATGGATACCATTGCAGGGTTAATCTCTAAAGTAGTAGATAATATCAAAAATGAAGAAGTACTTGCCTCTGTAAGAAAGAACGTTAATGAATTAATGGAGGGTAAGGCATTATTCAACTATTAA
- a CDS encoding NAD(P)/FAD-dependent oxidoreductase: MENKSFDVIIIGGSYAGLSAGMALGRSLRNVLIIDNGKPCNRQTPHSHNFVTHDGKSPKEISELAKKEVEKYSTVQFYEGTVLKIVQNNNSFEVETSTDGKLYSKKIILASGIKDVMPDIPGFEECWGVSVLHCPYCHGYEVKNEVTGVLSHGDMGYEFSKLVFNLTKNLTLFTNGSSHLSSEQLEKLKQNKITLNEEEIEKIVHDHGQIQKIIFKNGNSVSLKALYAKIPFTQNIKVTETPGCELTEQGFIKVDFMQKTSVPGVFACGDNVTMMRSVANAVAQGNFTGAMVNKELCEEEF; encoded by the coding sequence ATGGAAAACAAAAGTTTTGATGTCATCATCATAGGAGGAAGCTATGCCGGATTATCCGCAGGAATGGCTTTAGGAAGGTCTTTGAGGAATGTACTGATCATAGATAACGGAAAGCCTTGCAACAGACAGACGCCTCACTCCCATAATTTTGTGACTCATGATGGGAAATCTCCAAAGGAAATTAGCGAATTGGCAAAAAAAGAGGTAGAAAAGTATAGTACAGTTCAATTTTATGAAGGAACAGTCCTAAAGATAGTGCAGAATAACAATAGTTTTGAAGTGGAAACATCAACTGATGGAAAATTATATAGCAAAAAAATTATTCTGGCCTCTGGAATAAAGGATGTTATGCCGGATATTCCCGGATTTGAAGAATGCTGGGGAGTTTCTGTATTACATTGTCCCTACTGTCATGGCTATGAAGTGAAAAATGAAGTAACAGGGGTTCTTTCTCATGGTGATATGGGCTACGAATTTTCAAAGCTTGTTTTTAATTTGACAAAAAACCTGACGCTCTTTACCAATGGAAGTTCTCATCTTTCCTCTGAACAACTTGAAAAATTGAAACAAAATAAGATTACCCTCAATGAAGAAGAGATTGAAAAGATTGTGCATGATCATGGGCAGATCCAAAAAATCATCTTTAAAAATGGAAATTCAGTTTCACTAAAGGCATTGTATGCAAAAATTCCTTTCACGCAAAATATTAAAGTTACAGAAACTCCAGGCTGTGAACTGACAGAACAGGGCTTCATTAAGGTAGATTTTATGCAGAAAACATCTGTTCCGGGAGTATTTGCCTGTGGAGATAACGTAACCATGATGAGATCGGTAGCCAATGCTGTAGCACAAGGAAACTTTACCGGAGCTATGGTAAATAAAGAACTTTGTGAAGAAGAATTTTAA